The following are encoded in a window of Lagenorhynchus albirostris chromosome 3, mLagAlb1.1, whole genome shotgun sequence genomic DNA:
- the PGBD2 gene encoding piggyBac transposable element-derived protein 2 isoform X2 — MASSSSSLTTGRRTGSKLKSMKLLEVLNALEEEESDQSREEIFIAPPNNASGDFTDEDSGDEDGRRGTLLPGNVLHAFVVPEDSGTGEDDDDLQLQPAMKKQKAVVEPQHVWTKRDICPDFTSWTASDPHMEDLKSQELSPVGLFELFFDEGTINFIVNETNRYAWQKNVNLGLTAQELKCVLGILILSGYISYPRRRMFWETSPDSHHHLVADAIRRDRFELIFSYLHFADNNELDESDRFAKVRPLIVRMNYNFQKHAPLEEFYSFGESMCEYFGHRGSKRLPAGKPVRLGYKIWCGTTSRGYLVWFEPSQGTLFTKPDRGLDLGGSMVVKFVDALQTRGCLPYHIFFDKVFTSVKLMSILRKKGVKATGTVREYRTERCPLKDPKELKRMKRGSFDYRVDESEEIIVCRWHDSSVVNICSNAVGIEPAGLTSHHSGAAKTQAQVHQPSLLRLYQEKVGGVGRMDQNIAKYKVKIRGMKWYSSFIGYVIDAALNNAWQLHRICCHDAQVDLLAFRRYVACVYLESNADTSSQGRRSRRLETESRFDMIGHWIIHQDKRTRCALCHSQTNTRCEKCQKGVHAKCFRAYHIR, encoded by the exons ATGGCTTCATCATCAAG CAGCCTCACTACCGGGAGAAGAACCGGCTCAAAGCTGAAGTCCATGAAGTTGCTTGAGGTTCTGAATGCtctggaggaggaggagtctgACCAGAGTAGGGAGGAGATCTTCATTGCACCGCCCAACAATGCCTCAGGGGACTTCACTGATGAGGACTCGGGTGATGAAGATGGCCGGCGAGGAACGCTCCTGCCTGGCAATGTGCTGCATGCCTTTGTTGTGCCTGAGGACTCTGGCACCGGGGAGGATGATGATGACCTGCAGCTGCAGCCAGCCATGAAGAAGCAAAAGGCAGTAGTGGAACCTCAACATGTTTGGACCAAAAGAGATATCTGCCCGGACTTCACCAGTTGGACAGCATCGGATCCTCATATGGAGGATCTCAAAAGCCAGGAACTGAGTCCTGTAGGCCTCTTTGAATTGTTTTTTGATGAAGGAACaattaattttattgttaatGAAACCAATCGTTATGCTTGGCAGAAGAATGTCAACCTGGGTCTCACAGCTCAGGAATTGAAGTGTGTTTTGGGCATTTTGATTTTAAGTGGGTATATCTCCTATCCAAGGAGAAGGATGTTTTGGGAAACATCCCCTGATTCACATCATCATCTTGTGGCTGATGCAATTAGAAGGGACAGATTTGAACTGATCTTCTCATACCTGCATTTTGCAGATAACAATGAGCTTGATGAAAGTGATAGGTTTGCCAAGGTGAGGCCTCTCATTGTCCGCATGAACTACAATTTCCAGAAGCATGCACCCTTGGAAGAGTTCTACAGCTTTGGCGAGTCTATGTGTGAGTACTTTGGACACCGGGGGTCCAAGCGTCTGCCTGCGGGGAAACCTGTGCGGCTGGGCTACAAGATCTGGTGTGGGACGACCAGCAGGGGCTATTTGGTGTGGTTCGAGCCCTCACAGGGCACACTGTTCACTAAGCCAGACAGGGGCCTGGACCTAGGAGGCAGTATGGTGGTGAAATTTGTGGATGCACTTCAGACACGTGGGTGTCTGCCATACCACATATTTTTTGACAAGGTTTTTACAAGTGTCAAATTGATGTCCATTTTAAGGAAGAAAGGAGTGAAGGCCACAGGAACTGTTCGTGAGTACAGAACTGAACGATGTCCCCTTAAAGATCCCAAAGAACTGAAGAGAATGAAGAGGGGTTCGTTTGATTATAGAGTTGATGAGAGTGAGGAGATCATCGTGTGCCGCTGGCATGATAGCAGTGTGGTCAACATCTGCTCCAACGCTGTGGGCATAGAGCCAGCAGGGCTGACCAGCCATCACTCGGGAGCAGCCAAGACGCAGGCCCAGGTTCATCAGCCATCCCTGCTGAGGCTGTACCAGGAGAAGGTCGGGGGTGTCGGCCGCATGGACCAGAACATCGCCAAGTACAAGGTGAAGATCCGGGGTATGAAGTGGTACTCGAGTTTCATTGGCTATGTTATTGACGCTGCTCTTAACAATGCATGGCAGCTGCACAGGATATGCTGCCATGATGCCCAGGTGGACCTTCTGGCCTTCCGGAGATATGTGGCCTGCGTGTACCTAGAGAGCAACGCGGATACATCATCCCAAGGGAGGCGAAGCAGGCGGCTGGAAACCGAGAGCCGCTTTGACATGATTGGGCACTGGATCATCCACCAGGACAAGAGGACCCGGTGTGCCCTGTGCCACTCACAGACCAACACCCGCTGTGAGAAGTGCCAGAAGGGTGTCCATGCCAAGTGCTTCAGGGCGTACCACATCCGGTAA
- the PGBD2 gene encoding piggyBac transposable element-derived protein 2 isoform X1, which produces MASLHSVSCHRSSLTTGRRTGSKLKSMKLLEVLNALEEEESDQSREEIFIAPPNNASGDFTDEDSGDEDGRRGTLLPGNVLHAFVVPEDSGTGEDDDDLQLQPAMKKQKAVVEPQHVWTKRDICPDFTSWTASDPHMEDLKSQELSPVGLFELFFDEGTINFIVNETNRYAWQKNVNLGLTAQELKCVLGILILSGYISYPRRRMFWETSPDSHHHLVADAIRRDRFELIFSYLHFADNNELDESDRFAKVRPLIVRMNYNFQKHAPLEEFYSFGESMCEYFGHRGSKRLPAGKPVRLGYKIWCGTTSRGYLVWFEPSQGTLFTKPDRGLDLGGSMVVKFVDALQTRGCLPYHIFFDKVFTSVKLMSILRKKGVKATGTVREYRTERCPLKDPKELKRMKRGSFDYRVDESEEIIVCRWHDSSVVNICSNAVGIEPAGLTSHHSGAAKTQAQVHQPSLLRLYQEKVGGVGRMDQNIAKYKVKIRGMKWYSSFIGYVIDAALNNAWQLHRICCHDAQVDLLAFRRYVACVYLESNADTSSQGRRSRRLETESRFDMIGHWIIHQDKRTRCALCHSQTNTRCEKCQKGVHAKCFRAYHIR; this is translated from the coding sequence ATGGCCTCTCTTCATTCTGTTTCCTGTCATCGCAGCAGCCTCACTACCGGGAGAAGAACCGGCTCAAAGCTGAAGTCCATGAAGTTGCTTGAGGTTCTGAATGCtctggaggaggaggagtctgACCAGAGTAGGGAGGAGATCTTCATTGCACCGCCCAACAATGCCTCAGGGGACTTCACTGATGAGGACTCGGGTGATGAAGATGGCCGGCGAGGAACGCTCCTGCCTGGCAATGTGCTGCATGCCTTTGTTGTGCCTGAGGACTCTGGCACCGGGGAGGATGATGATGACCTGCAGCTGCAGCCAGCCATGAAGAAGCAAAAGGCAGTAGTGGAACCTCAACATGTTTGGACCAAAAGAGATATCTGCCCGGACTTCACCAGTTGGACAGCATCGGATCCTCATATGGAGGATCTCAAAAGCCAGGAACTGAGTCCTGTAGGCCTCTTTGAATTGTTTTTTGATGAAGGAACaattaattttattgttaatGAAACCAATCGTTATGCTTGGCAGAAGAATGTCAACCTGGGTCTCACAGCTCAGGAATTGAAGTGTGTTTTGGGCATTTTGATTTTAAGTGGGTATATCTCCTATCCAAGGAGAAGGATGTTTTGGGAAACATCCCCTGATTCACATCATCATCTTGTGGCTGATGCAATTAGAAGGGACAGATTTGAACTGATCTTCTCATACCTGCATTTTGCAGATAACAATGAGCTTGATGAAAGTGATAGGTTTGCCAAGGTGAGGCCTCTCATTGTCCGCATGAACTACAATTTCCAGAAGCATGCACCCTTGGAAGAGTTCTACAGCTTTGGCGAGTCTATGTGTGAGTACTTTGGACACCGGGGGTCCAAGCGTCTGCCTGCGGGGAAACCTGTGCGGCTGGGCTACAAGATCTGGTGTGGGACGACCAGCAGGGGCTATTTGGTGTGGTTCGAGCCCTCACAGGGCACACTGTTCACTAAGCCAGACAGGGGCCTGGACCTAGGAGGCAGTATGGTGGTGAAATTTGTGGATGCACTTCAGACACGTGGGTGTCTGCCATACCACATATTTTTTGACAAGGTTTTTACAAGTGTCAAATTGATGTCCATTTTAAGGAAGAAAGGAGTGAAGGCCACAGGAACTGTTCGTGAGTACAGAACTGAACGATGTCCCCTTAAAGATCCCAAAGAACTGAAGAGAATGAAGAGGGGTTCGTTTGATTATAGAGTTGATGAGAGTGAGGAGATCATCGTGTGCCGCTGGCATGATAGCAGTGTGGTCAACATCTGCTCCAACGCTGTGGGCATAGAGCCAGCAGGGCTGACCAGCCATCACTCGGGAGCAGCCAAGACGCAGGCCCAGGTTCATCAGCCATCCCTGCTGAGGCTGTACCAGGAGAAGGTCGGGGGTGTCGGCCGCATGGACCAGAACATCGCCAAGTACAAGGTGAAGATCCGGGGTATGAAGTGGTACTCGAGTTTCATTGGCTATGTTATTGACGCTGCTCTTAACAATGCATGGCAGCTGCACAGGATATGCTGCCATGATGCCCAGGTGGACCTTCTGGCCTTCCGGAGATATGTGGCCTGCGTGTACCTAGAGAGCAACGCGGATACATCATCCCAAGGGAGGCGAAGCAGGCGGCTGGAAACCGAGAGCCGCTTTGACATGATTGGGCACTGGATCATCCACCAGGACAAGAGGACCCGGTGTGCCCTGTGCCACTCACAGACCAACACCCGCTGTGAGAAGTGCCAGAAGGGTGTCCATGCCAAGTGCTTCAGGGCGTACCACATCCGGTAA